The sequence AGTGTGGTGGATAATAAACTTAGCACCACGCAGCTCTCAACAGGTCAGCGAAAGCGCCTAAGCTTGCTAATAGCCATCTTAGAGCACCGCTCTATCCTTATCCTCGATGAGTGGGCGGCCGATCAAGACCCATTATTTAAGCGTAAATTTTATAAAGAAATTTTGCCGTTTTTGCAAAGCAAAGGCATAAGCGTCATCGCCGTAAGCCACGATGATAGCTACTTTGACGTGGCAACTAGGATCATTTTAGTAAAAGATGGTTTTGTGCGCGAGCTTGATGAGGTTGAGCGCATAAGTGCCGCAAAAGACGCCGTGGAAAAGATAAAATAAGAGTATTTTTTACACAAAAAGGGATTTGAGTGCGCTACTCTTGAGCTATTTCAAGATCAAATAAATTTAAATTTAGTAGAATTTTGAAAAATTAAAAAAGGCGAAGTATGTCACACTCAGAGCTTGACAGCACCTATCTTGGCGCTTTTATCATACTTTTGTTAGCTACTTGTTCGTTTAGCTTGATAACATTTTTATCCTCAAAGATAAGCAAAAAGCTAGCCAACCGCAACACTGAGCGCCTAAAAGTAGGCTTTTACGAATGCGGACCGACAACTGTAAAACAACCAAATAAGATAAATATCCACTACTTTTTTTATGGAATTTTATTTATTTTATTTGACGTTGAGGTCATCTTTATGTATCCGTGGGCGGTGGATTTTAGGCTGCTTGGGCTATTTGGGCTCATCGAGATGCTACTTTTTGTAGTGATCTTACTCATCGGCTTTGCCTACGCTTGGCAAAAAGGAGTCTTTAAATGGCAAAGCATCAGATAAACTACGCTGCAAATGGCGGTCTGCCGGTAGTTTTGACAACCGTTGATAAGCTCGTGCAGTGGGGCAGGAGCAACTCGCTTTGGGCGCTTAGCTACGGGCTTGCTTGCTGTGCGATCGAGATGATGGCAAGTGGGGCTAGCAGATATGACTTTGACAGATTTGGCACCATATTTCGTGCGAGCCCAAGGCACTCAGAGGTGATGATCATAGCTGGCACGCTAACTAAAAAGCACGCTGAATTTACAAGGCGCCTTTACGACCAGATGCCTGAGCCAAAGTGGGTCATCTCGATGGGTAGCTGCGCAAACACTGGAGGCATGTTTAATACCTACTCGACCGTTCAAGGTGTGGATAGAATAATACCTGTTGATATCTACATCCCAGGCTGTGCCCCGCGCCCAGAGACGCTTCAATACGCACTTATGATGCTTCAAAAAAAGATAAGAAAACAAAGTGCATTTAGGGCGCAAAAGCCAAGAAAGCTTGAGATATGAGAGAGTATAAGCCAAAAAACGACCTGCAAAAAAAGCAGTACTACAGCGAGAAATTTTATATAGCTAAAGAGACGCCAAAAGAGGCTGCAAAAGGCTCTAAATTTGACGAAGAGTTAGCCATTTTAGAGCAAAGCGGAGTGCAAATTTTATCTAGCTACGTGGAGTTTGATCAGCTTGTTTTATATGTAAATTCTAGTGAAAATTTTAAAACTCTTGAGGCGCTAAAAGGCTTTGGCTACGAGCAGCTTTGCGAGCTTGCTGCGGTTGATTATTTAAGTGAAAAAGGCGGATATGAGGTATTTTATCAGCTTCTTAGCATTAGCAAAAATAGGC is a genomic window of Campylobacter concisus containing:
- a CDS encoding NAD(P)H-quinone oxidoreductase subunit 3; the encoded protein is MSHSELDSTYLGAFIILLLATCSFSLITFLSSKISKKLANRNTERLKVGFYECGPTTVKQPNKINIHYFFYGILFILFDVEVIFMYPWAVDFRLLGLFGLIEMLLFVVILLIGFAYAWQKGVFKWQSIR
- a CDS encoding NuoB/complex I 20 kDa subunit family protein — encoded protein: MAKHQINYAANGGLPVVLTTVDKLVQWGRSNSLWALSYGLACCAIEMMASGASRYDFDRFGTIFRASPRHSEVMIIAGTLTKKHAEFTRRLYDQMPEPKWVISMGSCANTGGMFNTYSTVQGVDRIIPVDIYIPGCAPRPETLQYALMMLQKKIRKQSAFRAQKPRKLEI